The genomic stretch TGTAATAACATAAATGCATATATAATGCATCGTTAcacttcctcttcttcattcCCTCATCAAAAACTAAATTCTCTTGTGTCTTTGTCTGTTCTCGAGTAAAACTATGGAGTGTATACCGTTGGATCTGACGATCATATCCGCAGAGGATCTCAAAGACATCCAGTTGATCGGCAAGCAAGACCTATACGCCGTCGTTTCACTCAACCGCGACGCAAGCACCAAGCAAAAGACAAAGGTGGACAAAGACTGCGGGACAAAACCTAAATGGAAGCATCAGATGAAACTCACCGTGGGCGACTCCGCGGCGCGTGAAGGTCATCTCGCCCTTGTCATCGAGATCATCGCCGATCGTCCCATCGCCGGCGATAAACCAGTCGGAGAGGTCAGCGTTCCGTTGAAGGAGCTTTTGGATCAGAAGAACAAGGACGGTGATGACAAGGAGGAGGAGAAAACGGTGACGTATGCTGTGAAGCTGCCCAACGGCAAGACCAAAGGATCTCTCAAGTTCTCTTTCAAGTTCGGTGAGAAGTACACTTTCGGATCTTCGAGTGGTGCTCCTCACGCGCCTGGTCCATCTACTGTTGATCACAAGACTATGGATCAGCCCGTCGCGGCATACCCGCCTCTTCCAGGACATGATGATAAACACGGCGGTGTTTACGGTTACCCTCAAGCCGGTGGATATCCGCCACCTGGTGGACCTGGTGGTTATCCTCCTGCTGGGCCTGGTGGGTATCCGCCACCCGGTGCTTACCCGCAACAAGGTGGATATCCGCCTCAGCAAGGAGGCTACCCGGGATATCCGCCACAGGGTCCAGGTTATGGatatccgggatatccgccacAGGGTCCGTACGGTTACCCGCAGCAGCAAGGTTATGGTCAACCGCAGAATCCCAAGAAGAACGGAGGAGTTGGGATGGGTCTAGGGCTTGGACTTGGAGCTGGGTTATTGGGTGGGTTGCTTGTTGGCGAGGCAATCGATGACGTGGCAGATATGGGTGATATGGGTGACTTTTGAATTCTGATTGTGCTATCTTTATGGTGTTTAACTTTTCAATTTCTTTAGTTTAACTGCTGCTTTGTTTTTCTCTTTGGTGGATTCTGTGAGAGATCAACAAGTTCTATCTTCTTGTCTTTAGTTTCTGTCTTTCTCAGTTGATGTATGTTTGCTTTATGAGAATAATATGCATCATAGAATGACTAAACTCATTAATAATCAAGTTTTTCTGTATTTAACAAGACCAGTAAAGCATTGGCCCTTCAAAAGAAGTGTAAAAACGAAATGCTCTCTCAAAATCTATTTCACACTGACTTTCTTTAATTCCTAAATTTTTACTTGTCCTAGCGACCTTAAAAAGCGAGCAAGAACATAAAACAATCCAATAAGCAACTGCAAATCCAATGTCTTCAAGTCTTAACTATAAAACACCGCTCAAGTCCCAAGCAGTCTGAAGAGTCAATGAGATCTCGGAAAGAAGTAGCTAACTGAATTTTCCTTTCTGAATATATCTGTGGTGATAGACTTGATATAACAAATAACAACAAATCCGTTATCGTCCAGCGGTTAGGATATCTGGCTTTCACCCAggagacccgggttcgattcccggtAACGGAgcttttttagttttattttcatttttgtaagtTTTAGTGTGTTTTGGGTTACTTAACAATCATGCAGCTATACTATCAAGAACGTAATTACATGCCGCAcacaatatttatttagttttgatcAAGCTTTAAATGAAT from Raphanus sativus cultivar WK10039 unplaced genomic scaffold, ASM80110v3 Scaffold3210, whole genome shotgun sequence encodes the following:
- the LOC130506416 gene encoding protein SRC2 homolog, yielding MECIPLDLTIISAEDLKDIQLIGKQDLYAVVSLNRDASTKQKTKVDKDCGTKPKWKHQMKLTVGDSAAREGHLALVIEIIADRPIAGDKPVGEVSVPLKELLDQKNKDGDDKEEEKTVTYAVKLPNGKTKGSLKFSFKFGEKYTFGSSSGAPHAPGPSTVDHKTMDQPVAAYPPLPGHDDKHGGVYGYPQAGGYPPPGGPGGYPPAGPGGYPPPGAYPQQGGYPPQQGGYPGYPPQGPGYGYPGYPPQGPYGYPQQQGYGQPQNPKKNGGVGMGLGLGLGAGLLGGLLVGEAIDDVADMGDMGDF